The Ornithodoros turicata isolate Travis chromosome 9, ASM3712646v1, whole genome shotgun sequence genome includes a region encoding these proteins:
- the LOC135369311 gene encoding protein CutA homolog isoform X1: MHSSIVSRLLLNWWTLCGVSLALCVAVFMPNTVHLWQVARRALANMAANTSTSTQFPPGTFSVSYVTAPNEEVAQKLAQGLVQKKLAACVNMVPNILSVYEWKNEIQKDKEVLMVIKSRTSRLDELTTYVRQNHPYEVCEVISTPIQHGNPPYLQWLADVVPANAPTASG; encoded by the exons ATGCACTCAAGTATTGTTTCTCGCCTACTTCTTAACTGGTGGACGTTGTGTGGAGTTTCATTA GCACTTTGCGTAGCCGTGTTTATGCCCAATACCGTGCATCTGTGGCAGGTAGCTCGACGTGCACTAGCAAATATGGCTGCCAACACTAGCACAAGCACGCAGTTTCCTCCTGGGACCTTTTCGGTTTCCTACGTCACAGCCCCGAACGAAGAAGTGGCCCAGAAGCTGGCACA GGGCCTCGTCCAAAAAAAATTAGCAGCCTGTGTGAACATGGTCCCAAACATCCTTTCTGT GTACGAGTGGAAGAACGAAATCCAAAAGGACAAAGAAGTACTCATG GTCATCAAATCAAGAACATCAAGGCTGGACGAACTGACGACATACGTCCG CCAAAACCACCCCTACGAAGTCTGCGAAGTGATCTCAACACCT ATACAGCATGGTAATCCTCCGTACCTCCAGTGGCTCGCGGATGTTGTCCCTGCCAACGCTCCGACTGCCTCTGGCTAA
- the LOC135369311 gene encoding protein CutA homolog isoform X2 produces MHSSIVSRLLLNWWTLCGVSLVARRALANMAANTSTSTQFPPGTFSVSYVTAPNEEVAQKLAQGLVQKKLAACVNMVPNILSVYEWKNEIQKDKEVLMVIKSRTSRLDELTTYVRQNHPYEVCEVISTPIQHGNPPYLQWLADVVPANAPTASG; encoded by the exons ATGCACTCAAGTATTGTTTCTCGCCTACTTCTTAACTGGTGGACGTTGTGTGGAGTTTCATTA GTAGCTCGACGTGCACTAGCAAATATGGCTGCCAACACTAGCACAAGCACGCAGTTTCCTCCTGGGACCTTTTCGGTTTCCTACGTCACAGCCCCGAACGAAGAAGTGGCCCAGAAGCTGGCACA GGGCCTCGTCCAAAAAAAATTAGCAGCCTGTGTGAACATGGTCCCAAACATCCTTTCTGT GTACGAGTGGAAGAACGAAATCCAAAAGGACAAAGAAGTACTCATG GTCATCAAATCAAGAACATCAAGGCTGGACGAACTGACGACATACGTCCG CCAAAACCACCCCTACGAAGTCTGCGAAGTGATCTCAACACCT ATACAGCATGGTAATCCTCCGTACCTCCAGTGGCTCGCGGATGTTGTCCCTGCCAACGCTCCGACTGCCTCTGGCTAA
- the LOC135369311 gene encoding protein CutA homolog isoform X3, translated as MPNTVHLWQVARRALANMAANTSTSTQFPPGTFSVSYVTAPNEEVAQKLAQGLVQKKLAACVNMVPNILSVYEWKNEIQKDKEVLMVIKSRTSRLDELTTYVRQNHPYEVCEVISTPIQHGNPPYLQWLADVVPANAPTASG; from the exons ATGCCCAATACCGTGCATCTGTGGCAGGTAGCTCGACGTGCACTAGCAAATATGGCTGCCAACACTAGCACAAGCACGCAGTTTCCTCCTGGGACCTTTTCGGTTTCCTACGTCACAGCCCCGAACGAAGAAGTGGCCCAGAAGCTGGCACA GGGCCTCGTCCAAAAAAAATTAGCAGCCTGTGTGAACATGGTCCCAAACATCCTTTCTGT GTACGAGTGGAAGAACGAAATCCAAAAGGACAAAGAAGTACTCATG GTCATCAAATCAAGAACATCAAGGCTGGACGAACTGACGACATACGTCCG CCAAAACCACCCCTACGAAGTCTGCGAAGTGATCTCAACACCT ATACAGCATGGTAATCCTCCGTACCTCCAGTGGCTCGCGGATGTTGTCCCTGCCAACGCTCCGACTGCCTCTGGCTAA
- the LOC135369311 gene encoding protein CutA homolog isoform X4: MAANTSTSTQFPPGTFSVSYVTAPNEEVAQKLAQGLVQKKLAACVNMVPNILSVYEWKNEIQKDKEVLMVIKSRTSRLDELTTYVRQNHPYEVCEVISTPIQHGNPPYLQWLADVVPANAPTASG; encoded by the exons ATGGCTGCCAACACTAGCACAAGCACGCAGTTTCCTCCTGGGACCTTTTCGGTTTCCTACGTCACAGCCCCGAACGAAGAAGTGGCCCAGAAGCTGGCACA GGGCCTCGTCCAAAAAAAATTAGCAGCCTGTGTGAACATGGTCCCAAACATCCTTTCTGT GTACGAGTGGAAGAACGAAATCCAAAAGGACAAAGAAGTACTCATG GTCATCAAATCAAGAACATCAAGGCTGGACGAACTGACGACATACGTCCG CCAAAACCACCCCTACGAAGTCTGCGAAGTGATCTCAACACCT ATACAGCATGGTAATCCTCCGTACCTCCAGTGGCTCGCGGATGTTGTCCCTGCCAACGCTCCGACTGCCTCTGGCTAA
- the LOC135369312 gene encoding deoxynucleotidyltransferase terminal-interacting protein 2-like, translating into MHRESVKLSSELNPGIELRDSYVVTRPDRDPTAASHKLRNLALSLAKDNISTGSVIVQGFEKQYTVPPYTETMRQLKAERQKEHKKTKGPNWFGLGAPEITDELKNDLEVLRMRAALDRKQFYKKNDLKVLPKYFQVGTVMDNATDFYHARVPKKNRKRTLVEELLADVEFTKNTSLSKESSMSQRQVGFKSKRRK; encoded by the exons ATGCACCGCGAATC AGTGAAGCTCTCTTCGGAGCTAAATCCTGGAATCGAGCTACGGGACTCCTATGTGGTCACGCGCCCAGACAGGGACCCAACAGCAGCGTCCCACAAACTGCGTAACCTGGCCCTCTCACTAGCCAAGGATAAT ATTTCAACAGGTAGCGTCATCGTACAAGGCTTTGAGAAGCAATATACGGTGCCGCCATACACGGAGACAATGCGGCAGCTGAAGGCAGAACGCCAA AAGGAACATAAAAAGACAAAGGGACCCAACTGGTTTGGACTTGGAGCGCCTGAGATAACGGATGAACTCAAGAATGACCTGGAGGTCCTGCGCATGCGAGCGGCGCTCGACCGAAAGCAGTTCTACAAGAAGAATGACCTCAAAGTCCTGCCCAAGTACTTCCAG GTTGGCACGGTGATGGATAACGCAACAGACTTCTACCATGCTCGCGTTCCAAAGAAGAACCGAAAACGTACGCTCGTCGAGGAGTTGCTCGCGGATGTGGAGTTCACGAA AAATACAAGCCTTTCAAAGGAGTCAAGTATGTCACAAAGGCAGGTTGGTTTCAAGTCCAAACGAAGAAAGTGA